The genomic interval CCATGGGTTTTCAGATGCAGACTGGTGTATGTTCACACACACttgttgttgatgtttagttgtgtccaactctttgtgaccctgtggaccatgacctgtcaggctcctctgtccatggttttcttcaagcaagaatactagaatgggttgccattttcttccccaggggatcttcctgactcaggggtcaaacctgtttctctgcatctcctacactgaaAATgcattctttactgttgagccacctggaaagctccttCACGTATACAGACATACATGCATATAATTACAGATCTACAAATCATTGATGATGTACATACATTGTGGTCCTACAAATTCACAGGGGATTGGATACAGAGCTGAAGGCATGATGGGACTCATTGCACATTTTTGGATTTGGGCCTATTAATGTTTGAATACAGATATACACCTGTAGATTTGGGGTTGTGCTGTAATTCATGCCAGAATAAGACATTAAATCCTTTCTGACCAGCTTACTGAAACTGAATCAAATATaagtaagaaaagcaaaaggcaaaattttATATACTCCATGGAGATGattgtaaatttttattaatatgtcaATCAGTTTTCCACAATATGTGTCTTTTTCtagatgggaaaacaaaatattaaagcatgtaattttcctcaaaataaaaatgcagtcaTAGTATTCTAAATATGTCTTTATGGGATGTTTCCCATCTTTGTAAATGATCGTAAATTTTAGAAGAGAGGGGGGAAGTAAGGTAGGAGGACAAAGAAGAGGAATTAATAATTACGGTGACAGATATTTTCACCTGTTTGCAGaaacacaagcaaaaataaattattgatgggtttaacaataaaatattttgaaaagttatttaaagaaaagcaagaagttaaaatttataaaatcaatGGAAGGAAATGGAGTTTTCCAAGTGTAATGtgatagaaggaagaaaaaagtgaaattatatataaatagcatcattatatttaaaacatcCATTATTATGTCACTAATAGTatgataaatgaatatttatataaaatgttaaagaacAGTAATTAGTTgtagcaaatatatatttaatataggaAGAGTTAATCAAATCaaatttatcaataaaaattCTCACTCCCATATATTCATGATTCAAGGAATTGACACACTTTATGAAGTGGATTCTATTCCCATGTATGTATAAGGAACAGGGAATACAAAGACAATTAAATACCTTTTTCTGACTtggtgaagatggtgattgcagccatgaaattaaaagacgcttactccttggaaggaaagttatgaccaacctagacaacatattcaaaagcagagacatcactttgtcaacaaaggtccatctagtcaaggttatggtttttccattagtcatgtatggatgtgagagctaaactataaagaaagctgagcaccaaagaattgatgcttttgaaccatggtgttggagaaggctcttgagagtcccttggactgcaaggagatccaaccagtcaatcctaaaggagatcagtcctggttgttcattggaaggactgatgttgaagacgaaactccaatactttggccacctgatgtgaagaactatttgaaaagacccagatgctgggaaagattgaaggcaggaggagaaggggacggcagaggatgagttggttggatggcatcgctgactcaatggacatgagtttgggtggactccgggagttagtgatggacagggtagcctggcatgctgcggtccatggggtcgcaaagagtcagacatgactgagcaactgaactgaactgaactgaacagactaaTGAATAAAGctaattaacaatttttttttaattttcctaattttattttatttttaaactttacataattgtattagttttgccaaatatcaaaatgaatccaccacaggtatacatgtgttccccatcccgaaccctcctccctcctccctccccataccatccctctgggccgtcccagtgcaccagccccaagcatccagcatcgtgcatcaaacctggactggcaactcgtttcctacatgatattttacatgtttcattgccattctcccaaatcttcccaccctctccctctcccacagagtccataagactgttctatacatcagtgtctcttttgctgtctcgtacaccgggttattgttaccatctttctaaattccatatatatgcgttagtatactgtatttatgtttttccttctggcttacttcactctgtataataggctccagtttcatccacctcattagaactgattcaaatgtattctttttaatggctgagtaatactccattgtgtatatgtaccactgctttcttatccattcgtctgctgatggacatctaggttgcttccatgtcttggctattataaacagtgctgcgatgaacattggggtacacgtgtctctttcccttctggtttcctcagtgtgtatgcccagcagtgggattgctggatcataaggcagttctatttccagttttttaaggaatctccacactgttctccatagtggctgaactagtttgcattcccaccaacagtgtaagagggttcccttttctccacaccctctccagcatttattatttgtagacttttggatcgcagccattctgactggtgtgaaatggtacctcatagtggttttgatttacatttctctgataatgagtgatgttgagcatcttttcatgtgtttgttagccatctgtatgtcttctttggagaaatgtctttttagttctttggcccatttaaaaaaaaatatttaatttttaattaacaaatatttttaactcatcatttaaaatatctctacAAATTAGAAGATTAAATTTCTGTCTTTGATCACTTTGACTGCAAAACAAAGTCCAATTGGCAAAATAACTATGATTTGATTATTTTCTGCATATATACCTTTTCATTCAGATTAGTTTTGTATACTTAGCCTCTTTATGCTTAGTATTATATTGTCTGAAACATCACTTTTCTTCACTGTTAAGATGCTCAGCTATATGAAAAATAAGATATGAAAATTATCTGACAAATACTAACATAAAATACTTACTTCAAATATTTATGTGGGCTTTCTTTGAGTGGAGAGATGTGAATCAAGGTGttatgtcttattttttattattgtaagcTCTGTAATAGACCTTATTAATTCCAGAAAGATTACATTACTTaagacagaaacatagaaaaaaatcttccaCTAACTTAAATAAATTACAGTATTAACTAAAGCTTAACACAGAACATCAATGTATAGTATCAACAGAGATATTTTACACCCCAAGTCTATACATATTTTCATAGTAAATGGTGacagtcttaaaaatatatttaaaacaaaatacatattttaaactaGGAAATTAGGAAAATCTTAAAAGTGTATTTTGATCATTGGAGGTATTCATATAATAAAGATTTTAATTATGCCCAAGCTATTAAACCTAAGAAAAAatttactacaattaaaaaattatacaaggcTTTCATGGAAAGAGtaatttttcattgaaaatagGTGATACACTTTCCTGTtgcctcattttcttttattagtcCAGAGCTTTTTCATGGCATTTTTCATCTCAGCATTTCTCAGAGTATAGATTAGAGGGTTCAGCATAGGAGTGATAATTGTGTAAAACACAGTCAAGGATTTATCAGTTGGTAAGGTGGAAGGAGGTctcacatacataaaaatacaggGCACAAAAAAGAGGATCACCACGGTAATGTGGGAACCACAGGTGGACAAGGCTTTGCGCCTCCCTTCCTGACTAAGATTCTTCAGGGAGTGCAGGATGATCCCATAGGAGATGAGTAAGAGCATGAAGATGATCACACAGATCGCCCCATCATTGGCAACCACTGTGAGGCCAATAATGTAGGTGTCAGTGCAAGCAAGTTTCAACAAGGGATACATATCACAGATGAAGTGGTCAATGACATTGGGGCCACAGAAAGGAAGGTTGTAAACAAAGAGAAGTTGAACTACAGCATGTAAAAACCCACCAACCCAGGCCAGGAGAAGAAGCATAACACATACTCGCTGATTCATGATGGTCAAATAATGCAAgggtttgcagatggccacatagcggtcataggccatgaccACCAGGAGCAAAATCTCAGCACCACCAAATAAGTGTCCTATAAAAAGCTGGGTCATGCAAGCTTGGAAGGAAATGGTTTTCTTTACATAAAGTAAATCTATGATCATATTTGGCGTGACTGTAGTAGAATACACAGCATCCATAAATGATAAGTAGCCAAGAAAGAAGTACATAGGGACATCCAGGCTTGGACTGAACACCACAGTCAGGACAATGAGTAGGTTGCCCACCATCGTCACAATGTAGATGAGCAAGAACACCACAAACAATATTTTCTGACCCTGGACACTCTGAGTGAGTCCCAAGAGGACAAACTCAGTTACATTTCTCCTTTGTTCCATAGATTTTTCTATATGtcatatttcagaaatatttcaggACGAATTAGCTGTAAATATAATTCTTACACATGGCTGCCTGGAAAATTAAGATAATGCATTTACTTATTGAACCAATAGGCAGTATGGTTGTTATGTTCTAATACTTTCAGAGATTGTAATACCAGCCTGATTAAAATATCCTCCCTAACTTCAACAATATTATAAGCAGGAGGCAAGTGATTAGATAAGTCAGTGGAGTTCTACAGATACTATGTCATCTTCTAATGTTTAACATATTAACAAACAATGCTTAGAGAACATTATCAATTGAATCTATCAATGTAGAGATTTAGAAATACCTGCCCTTTAAAATATCCCCAGATAGAGATATTTGAATTTGGTTTCCAGGAACACTTGATATTAGAGAAGGTAAGTCTATTCTggatctttataattttaaactatttggaaaaatgacacattacaaaataaatgagttaccACAACTAGAACTAGCTTTCAATTTGGAAGCTAATTAAATTGTACATATAGCTAataccttacacaaaaataaaaattgattaaaaactcaaaaaaagtaaagcaagatTTACTTCATATTTACATTACAGCTAGTAAAGAAGACAATTTTCTCCATTCTAATGGTGGAAGAATCTTCTTAACGAATCACTGAAATTCCAAATAGATGTCTTagaaattttccattatttttaaggATTTAGGAAAAGATACCACAACATCAATAGACATACGTAGTTACTAGAAATCAttttggagaatgcaatggcaccccactacagtactcttgcctggaaaatcccatgaacggaggagcctggtaggctgcagtccatggggtcgcgaagagtcggacacgattgagcgacttcactttcacttttcactttcatgcattggagaaggaaatggcaacccactccagtgttcttgcctggagaatcccagggacgggggagcctggtgggctgccgtctatggggtcacacacagtcggacacgactgaagtgacttagcatagcatagcatagcatagcaatcatttacattttataagaTATAATTggaaataatatctaaaataGACAAAGATCCCTAAAGAATcaactaataaaatataaattaaatataaaatgaattaaaaacaagcaattaaaaaagaagacatcTAAATGGCAAACATACATATGCTTGGATGCTGAAGCTCACCTGTGAAGACAAAAATAGGAATTGAAGTAATagcttgcttgctgctgctactgctgctgctaagttgcttcagtcgtgtccgactctgtgagaccccatagacggcagcccaccaggctcccccgtccctgggattctccaggcaagaacactggagtgggttgccatttccttctccaatgcatgaaagtgaaaactgcaagtgaagtcgatcagtcgtctccgactcttagcgacctcatggactgcagcctaccaggctcctccatccatgggattttccaggcaagagtactggagtggggtgccattgtcttctccgcatAGTTTGCTTACAGCAGTATTACTTTGGGTTCTTTAAAGCCACTTGATCAAGTTCTACAGATGCTATATAACCTTCTAATTTTTAACATGTTAACAAGCAATACTTAGAGAACATTATCAATTGAACTTATCATGAGATTTAGAAGTATCTGACCTCTAAAATACCCCCAGATAGATACACTTGAAGTTAGTTTCTAGGTACACCTGATGTTAGAGAAGGTAAATCTATTCTGGATCTTTATAATTTGAAAGTATTCTAAAACAGTATTACATAATAAAACTGATCCCAACATATTTTAGTAATAGCAAAGGACTCCTGATTTGGCTGATCATGAGAATAAGATAGGAGAACTTTTAAAGGACTGAATTCTCACCCCATCAGTGTACTGTTGCAAAATGGAAAGCCTAGTTCAGAATCTTGTTTGTCAATACACTTGCTGAGTTACCTGCATAAGGAGAAAGACTTTCAATCGATATTCTGGGCTCTGGTGgcttcttttttgtctttgagGCACTGATGCCATCTCTGGAAACACAGAGCAAGATACATGCAGCGTCACTGGACCTTGAACTGGACACTTTTCATGTTTGTAGAAAATCAGATTATTTCCAgtctttcagaaaaatattacTCTTCATATCGCTGGAATTTTCAGAATGAATCTAAATGTCTTGTTGCCCAAAGAAATTTGAATCTTTATTGTGAgcagacatttaaaatattcattgctGGCAaaaattctccttttaaaaagctcagaatccaacaacacattaaaaagatcatacaccatgatcaagtgggctttatcccagggatgcaaggattcttcaatatccgcaaatcaatcaatgtaatacaccacattaacaaattgaaaaataaaaaccatatgattatctcaatagatgcagagaaagcctttgacaaaattcaacatccatttatgataaaaactctccagaaagcaggaatagaaggaacatacctcaacataataaaagctatatatgacaaacccactgcaaacattatcctcaatggtgaaaaattgaaagcatttcctctaaagtcaggaacaagacaagggtgcccactttcaccattactattcaacatagttttggaagttttggccacagcaatcagagcagaaaaagaaataaaaggaatccaaattggaaaagaagaagtaaaactctcactatttgcagatgacatgatcctctacatagaaaaccctaaagagtccaccagaaaattactagaaataatcaatgactacagtaaagttgcaggatataaaatcaacacacagaaatcccttgcattcctatacactaataatgagaaaacagaaagagaaattaaggaaacaattccattcaccattgcaacagaaagaataaaatacttaggaatatatctacctaaagaaactaaagacctatatatagaaaactataaaacactggtgaaagaaatcaaagaggacactaatagatggagaaatataccatgttcatggattggaagaatcaatatagtgaaaatgagtatactacccaaagcaatttatagattcaacgcaatccctatcaagctaccaacagtattcttcacagagctagaacaaataatttcacaatttgtatggaaatacaaaaaacctcgaatagccaaagcgatcttgagaaagaagaatggaactggaggaatcaacctacctgacttcaggctctactacaaagccacagttatcaagacagtatggtactggcacaaagacagaaatattgatcaatggaataaaatagaaagcccagagataaaaagCTAATGTTAAATCAACATTTTGAGTAGAGAGAAAATTGTAAGTTCTGTGtgtattttcaaacaaaaattgctctttttgttttataacaataaaagTGAAACAGAGAAATAGCATTTACCACATTTTCATTCTCAATCAGTTATATTATTCTGTCTTCACTCAGTATTGTTGAATTTTGGGTTTTCTGAAAGGTGGAGAATAATTTCATATACATactttatttatgtgtatgtatttattgtgTTTTTGAGTCTATCATTTTAATGCATGAAGAAGTCAGTCATGTGAGCACTGGTATAAGCTAATACTCTCAGAGGTAAGGGCAAATGTCTGTAAACACTTTATCTGCCTTTAAACTACACCACATATAATTGAGGCATTTAATTGGTGCATCTCCAAGAGTGATTCTTTTCTAATTATATTCTTGGAAACTTAATCAAAATTTTGACAACAGACTCTACCTCCAGAGATGCCACCAGATCACCAAGTTGATCTGGACTTAGAGAACTCTTTTGGGGAAAAAGCATAAAAGAACAAATTGAGGTCAAGCCACCAAAAGGGAAAAGCCCAATCTGGATAGAAATGAAACATGTGAAAACTTCTCTTTTAAATCATGACCTTCAAAGTCAGCAAATCTGTTGAAGTTCATTCTTTGTCTTTGCACATGACATCTGATCTGATTTCCAGAAATGATGAATGCCAACTTCAGAACAAGTCATTTAAAACTTGTTTCTATTGCAGATAAAATTGTCAAAAGAATCTGTATTTGTGTGagagtgaagaaaggaaaaaacatttgTGAGACTCTTCTACCTATCTCAAAGTTCTGTTCACGGAGACACaattcagcaatataaacagcacatgacatacagatggctaacaaacacatgaaaagatgctcaacatcactcattatcagagaaatgcaaatcaaaaccactatgagataccatttcacgccagtcagaatgg from Bos indicus isolate NIAB-ARS_2022 breed Sahiwal x Tharparkar chromosome 23, NIAB-ARS_B.indTharparkar_mat_pri_1.0, whole genome shotgun sequence carries:
- the LOC139178864 gene encoding olfactory receptor 4A15-like isoform X2; amino-acid sequence: MEQRRNVTEFVLLGLTQSVQGQKILFVVFLLIYIVTMVGNLLIVLTVVFSPSLDVPMYFFLGYLSFMDAVYSTTVTPNMIIDLLYVKKTISFQACMTQLFIGHLFGGAEILLLVVMAYDRYVAICKPLHYLTIMNQRVCVMLLLLAWVGGFLHAVVQLLFVYNLPFCGPNVIDHFICDMYPLLKLACTDTYIIGLTVVANDGAICVIIFMLLLISYGIILHSLKNLSQEGRRKALSTCGSHITVVILFFVPCIFMYVRPPSTLPTDKSLTVFYTIITPMLNPLIYTLRNAEMKNAMKNLLYRVK
- the LOC139178864 gene encoding olfactory receptor 4A47-like isoform X1; this encodes MEQRRNVTEFVLLGLTQSVQGQKILFVVFLLIYIVTMVGNLLIVLTVVFSPSLDVPMYFFLGYLSFMDAVYSTTVTPNMIIDLLYVKKTISFQACMTQLFIGHLFGGAEILLLVVMAYDRYVAICKPLHYLTIMNQRVCVMLLLLAWVGGFLHAVVQLLFVYNLPFCGPNVIDHFICDMYPLLKLACTDTYIIGLTVVANDGAICVIIFMLLLISYGIILHSLKNLSQEGRRKALSTCGSHITVVILFFVPCIFMYVRPPSTLPTDKSLTVFYTIITPMLNPLIYTLRNAEMKNAMKKLWTNNLNSEEK